The Methylococcus sp. Mc7 genomic sequence AGGCTTGTTCGGTACGCAGGCTGTAATGCTTTAACCGAATTTTGTTGCGGAGCTGATCGAGGAGCTTTGGCTGTTGCGGCGCGGCTGATGGTGTAATCAACTTCAATCTTGGGGTGTTCATAAATGTGATGTTGCAGTTACAGAGCATGTTGTGTAGAGTTGCTGACGAATTATACACCTATAAGGCGCAAGAAGTTGCGCCTTATAGGGTGTCCATTTGTAGTTAGACGCAAACGGAGATAGGTAAATGCCAGAAGTCCAATCGCATGGAATACGAATCAGCTACGACGACCACGGCCAGGGAGAGCCGGCGCTCCTCTTCCTGCCCGGCTGGTGTGGTAGTCGCAGGGTCTTTGACGAACTCTCCGAGCGCTGTGCCCAACGGAGGCGCACCCTGACCATCGACTGGCGGGGGCATGGAAGCTCGGCGAGACCCACTGGTGATTTCGGCGCCAGTGATCTGGCTGACGATGCCCTTGCCGTCATCGAGACGAGCAAAGCGGAGTTGGTGGTGCCGGTCGCGCTGTCCCACGCGGGCTGGGTCGCCATCGAGTTGCGCCGCAGGCTGGGTGCGCGTATCCCGAAGCTTGTCCTGCTCGACTGGATCGTTCTCGAAGCGCCGCCACCATTTCCTGGGGCGCTGCAATCGCTTCAGGATTCTGCACAGTGGCAGCAAACGCGTGATCAACTCTTCTCCATGTGGCTTCAGGGACCGGATATTGCTGGCTTGACCCACTATGTACGCGAGGACATGGGTTCATACCCCTTTGATATGTGGGCTCGCGCAGGCCGCGAGATCAGCCAGGCCTATGCGAAGGCCGGAAGCCCCCTCAAGGCACTGGCCGGCCTAGATCCTCCCGTGCCGGTGTTACATCTATATGCCCAGCCAGAAGACCCGGGATACCTGGCCGCACAGACGTCGTTCAGTGCTTCGCATCCGTGGTTCCAGGTGTCGAAGCTGAATGCGCATAGCCATTTCCCCATGTATGAAGTACCCGACGAGATGGCAAAGGCTATTGAGAAATTTGTAGCTTGATTCATGGGTGCAGCGCCTAACGAACGCATGCAGCGGACGGCGCTGCGCGCCGCCGCTGATGCTGGGCGTTAGAAACCAAGAATCCACCCGAGGTAACATTAACCAATGAAAGAAAGAGCACCCCGCAACCGAACCCTAGTCGTCTACGAGGATGAGACAGATGTCCTCATGCGCCAAACAATTTCTTTGGGAGCGCCAAGCACCCCTAATGAAATTGAAGATAGGCTAATTCACCAAGACTTGTTCTCTTGCATTGACTTCCTGCCCAGTACTTTCATTGATCTTGCGATCATCGACCCACCGTACAACCTAAACAAGAAATTTGGGAACAACAAATTCTCAAAAACCTCGGCGGAGTCATACGAAGAGTGGCTTGAGTCATGGATTACGAGACTAAAGAGGTGTCTCAAGAACACAGCCTCAATCTATGTTTGCTGTGATTGGCAGTCCTCAAACTCTGTGCAATCAGTCCTTGAAAAGCACTTTATTGTGCGGAACAGAATTACATGGGAGCGCGAAAAGGGGCGTGGAGCCAATGCCAACTGGAAAAACTGTTCAGAGGATATTTGGTTTTGCACTGTATCCAATGAATACTTTTTTGATGTAGAGGCAGTCAAGCTAAAGAGAAAGGTCATCGCCCCCTATCGTCATTCGTCAGGCGAACCAAAAGACTGGGAAGAAACTGCAAACGGCAACTATCGGCTAACACACCCTTCCAATCTCTGGACGGATATATCAATCCCCTTCTGGTCTATGCCAGAAAACACCGACCACCCGACACAAAAGCCGGAAAAACTAATCGCAAAACTGATTCTCGCAAGCTCAAAGCCGGACGATTTTGTATTTGACCCATTTTTTGGGTCAGGAACAACATGCGTGGTTGCGAAAAAACTAAACAGGAAATTCTCTGGGGTTGAACAGGAGCCAGAGTACTGCCAAATGGCTGTGAAAAGACTAAACCGCGCCGAATCGGACAGAACAATTCAAGGCTATCACGATGGGTACTTTTGGGAACGGAATAGTCTTGCTGATCAAAAACAAGTTAAAGACACTAAGATTGAAATTCAAACCATCGCGGGGCTATTTGATGAACAGTACAGTTGAGCAACTTATAGCTTTCCTACGCTTACATGATGGAATCAACGATAAGGAAAAATTAGCAAAGCTCGCCGCCGACAGTTTTCAGCTAACAAAAGACAGGTCGGTTTATTACTGCCAGAACTTCGCGATTAGGTTTAGTTCTTCTGCCTCCCAGAGCTTTGGGAACACAGTACTTTCGTTGTCAAATCTGCAAAAGTTCGATGACCGGCCATTTATCGTTTGCTTGGTAACGCCATCATGCAATTACACATACCTAGCCAACACGACATTCCTCAAGAAAATCAGTCACAGTTCGCAGGAACTGCGTGAAAACAACATTCGCGGAAGTTTCAATGGCTCGGACATAATGCGCGAATTTGAAGGCATCACCAATACGCCTGAGAATATTGAAAGGTTATTCAATATCCATTCTGGGCTTGGGTTTGAAGGAAACCTCACACGTTTGGTGGAGGCAACGAACAACATTAGCCCCTCTGGCAAAAAGTTCGAGGTAAATGGAATCCAGCAACAGCTAATACTTAGCGCTCCGGCAAGAGCAATCAAGTTCGTCAAGTCTCGGGACGCACAAACCCTCAAAGATGAGCTTGATGCAAAAGTAGAAAAATTCAAGAACGAAATACTACTGGCGGCCTTGATCGAAAATGTCAATGTTCGGGGTCGAATAATTGAGTACCTGATCGCAGGGGAAGATGATCGGCTGCGCCAAGAAATTATCAATGCTCTCCAGAAGCGCACAAACGGCATTCCACAATTCAAGACAGAAAATGCATTAGGCGACTACACCAAGGAGTTCAACGAGTTTTTTACAGAAACGGATGTCAAGACGAAAATTATGATCCTCGACTCCAATCCGAAGGCATATAACCTCGACAAAGTGCTTGAGTTCTTATCCACTGAGCGCTCGGTCTTCATGTTTTACTTTGTTGGCGTTGAACCAGGGAAAATTGTCAACACCGTTCTGGTTTCGATGTTCCAAGAGCGGCTACTGAACTCCACTATTCTGCTTAAGCACTGGGCCGGAAGAAATTCTAGAGGAGTTAGCCAATTCGAGGGAAAGGCAATTAGCAAGCTCATCCTGTCGCCTGAATCAACTATCAACGAAGAAAAATCTATCAGGTTTCTCCAAGGTGTATTGGCGCTATAGGTTTCTAACATGGCGCTCAACCGGACCTTCGCCATAAGGCCGGCGAAGGCCGGTTAGCTCTACGTTAGGCCACTTAGAAGAATGGGAGTTTTCCATGTCCTTGGAATTATGGTTTGACTTTGCCAGTCCCTACGCCTATCTGTCAGCATTTAGAATCGAGGCGCTTGCTCAGGCACGGGGTATTTCGCTTTGTTGGAAAGCCTTTTTGCTAGGCCCTATTTTTCAGGCGCAAGGGTGGAACGACTCGCCCTTCAATCTCTATCCCGCAAAAGGGCGCTACATGTGGAGAGACATGGAACGTTTATGCGAGAAATACCGACTTCCGTTCCGCCGGCCCTCGGTGTACCCGCGCAATAGCGTGTTGCCTGGACGGGTGGCGTGTTCGGCCGAATCCGAACCGTGGCTTCCCGAGTTCGTAAAAACGATGTTTCGCGCCAATTTTGCCGAGGATTTGGATATTTCCGATCCAGCGATTATTCAGGAGAAACTGAACGGGCTAGGAGTCTGCGGAGCTGACTACCTTGCCTTTGCTCAAAACACGGAGAATAAGGACAAGCTCCGAAAACAAACAGACAAAGCCGGGGAATTGGGAATCTTCGGAACCCCAATGTTTATCGTGGACGGGGAGATGTTCTGGGGCAATGACCGGCTTGAAGATACGATGGATTGGTATCAGACCCAAGTATGCAAACATGCCTATTGAGGCTTTTTCACACCCTATAATGGAGAATTCTATGCGCTTGTTTCTTGCGTGCCTTGTGGCGGTTCAATTGTTATTTCTGTCGCCCATTACCACTCTCGCGGCTGATGCGCGCGTCGCTGTTTTGGACTTTGAGCTTAATGATCTAACGCTCAATTTGACTCCTAACCCTGTTAACCCTGAAGAAGTAGAGCGTACAGCATCGATTAAGCCGTTATTACAAAAGGCTTTAGAAGCAAAAGGCGGCTATAAAATCGTTGACATTGACTTAGAAACTCAAAACAAGGCAAACGCGGGGTTCGGTTATCTTTTCGATCACTACGATGTTGCTGCAGAACTTGGCCAGAATTTCGACGCTGACTGGATAGTTGTTGGGCGCATTCATAAGGCAAGCTTTTTGTTTGTCTACTTCAAAGCCCATTTGATAGATGCGAAAACTAAACGGCTTGTTGGCGATTACACGGTCGAGGTTAAGGGCCAGCAAAAGAAGATAACGCCGAAAGGTGTTGAGCGTCTCGCAGAGCAAATAGACGAAACGATACGTCTTCAAATAGCTAAAAAACCTAATACATCGCTCTAACCTGCCGCGTTCCGTTTCACTCCAAGTGACGGGTTGCTGGGGTCGGTCAATCCGGGCGATTTGTTACGGGCAGTTTTCCAGCCTAACGAATCGCTCCAGCGGACGCGCCGGAAGTTCGCTTTTTTGGGGTTGGGTTTAGAATCGGGCTTGGCGGCTTCGTTCGAGGTCTCAGGCCGGCGCGCTGCTAAGCTCGCACGTTAGGCTACCAATAAGGAGAGAGCGTTCAGATGGCGAGTATAAGCATCGTTGTTCGGGATAAGACACCTGAAGAGACGGAGATATCCAATCTTCTAAAACTTGCGACAGCGCAAGCGGGAGACAAGGATTATGACTCCGCTATTAGCAGCTTGAGGCGGGCCTACTCACTTATGGAAACAGTTTCCACTGAATGGCCAATAACTACATATTTCCGATTGGCACGGTATCTTCACCTTTCCGACAGATACCCTGAAGCGATTGAGTGGCTTCAAGACTTACACGATAACCTCGACTCGCGATGTGATGCTCGTGAAGCGCTCTACAAAGAATGGGGTTGGATGCAAGGTCGCAACAAGCCCGCCAAAATCTCAAAGACCGTGCGAAACAATCTAAGACGGACAATCAAGCAGGAAATTGCGCTATATAAGGAGCGGCAGCAAAAAATTGAGCAGAGAGCGGAAAAGCGCGAAAAAGGAAAAATGCGTTCTTCCGTTGCATCAAAGACTCCGCCTAAAACCATCGACCAGACTGCGCCTCAGGAAAGGGCGGCCGTTCTAGGTGCGGATGTTGGTGAGGCGATCTTTAATTTCACGCAACGCTGTTTCATAGGCGAAAGAAGCAAAGAACCCCTCGATGTGTCGGCAGAGGACTTCGTTTTCGCGAGACTAGCAAACGGGCCACTTACCGTCCTCGATGTTCATCAACTACCGTCAAAACACAAGCGGTTAGTTCGCGAGATTCTAACCCAGTACGTAATGTTTCTAGAACTCAACCGAAGTCTTCCGTTTCCTCCAGATTTCTTGGACGGCACGTCACATGAGCGGCTTTGTCCTCCGTTGCTTCAATATATCTGTGAACATCGTTGGCCATTCCCTCAAATGCTTACTTCAAAGCAATGAGTGAGTCACCGAAGCCTAACAACGCCATCAACACGGACAGTGAAAAGCGGCGCTCCTTCGTCGCACCGCTTTTCACTGCCGGTTATGGCGAACGTTAGGCGCACCGCATCGCCATTCATGCGGCAATTGCAAAAGGAGAAAATGATGAACAAGAAGCTCAAGACAGCCCTGATATTCGGTCTGTTACTTACTTCGCAAAGTGTTTTTGCTGGCTGTATCGGCTATTCCGGTCCGGGCGGGCCTTGCTCTACTGGTCCCGGTGGCGGACTCTCTACTGGCCCTGGCGGTGGCCTTTCCACTGGCCCCGGCGGCGGACTCTCTACCGGCCCAGGTGGTGGTCTGTCTACCGGCCCTGGCGGCGGACTCTCTACTGGCCCTGGCGGCGGTCTCTCTACTGGCCCTGGTGGTGGCCTCTCCACTGGCCCCGGCGGTGGTCTTTCAACCGGCCCTGGTGGTGGTCTTTCCAATGGCCCTGGCAATAATTGGCGCCGCGTGCCCGTGCCACCGGGATATTGATTGCAAAACCTTCAAACGAAAATCCGAAAGTCGGTGCCGGCGGGACGGCAAAAGTCCTGCCTAACACTGCGCTCCAAGGGACGCTGCGCGATAAAGCCGCGCAGCGCCCCTGAGCTTCGACGTTAGGGCTCAAAAAAACATGACATACACACTCCTGAAGTTTGCCCACGTGCTCGGTGCCATACTCATTGGCGGGGGGCTAATCAGCGTCTGGCTCTCCGATTTGCGGTCACGTCAACTGCGCGAGTTACCCCAGTTTTCTGAGGCAGTAAGAAATATCGCGGTGTTTTACGACGGTGTTGTAGTGCCCGGTGCAGTGCTTCTGCTCATTTCGGGAACCTGGCTGATCGTTGAACAATTCGGCGGCTGGAACTTCATCAATATTCCGTGGCTCGCGGGGATGGTGTTTCTGTTCGCGTTTGAATTCATCGAGGGAAATACCGTCACAAGGCTTTATTTCATGCGGTTGCGCCGCTTGACAAAAGAAGCATTAAAGACAGGTGGTTTTACCCGCGAGCTAGAGAAGGCACGCGCCGAAAGCGTTCCTACCTTTACGCACTTTCTTGACCTTCCCATGTTATTCCTGATCATTGCCTTGGGGGTCATCAAGCCAGATACTTGGACACTCTTTATTGTGGGTGCGGTGGCCGCCATACTGATCGCGGTTATTCTCACAATCTACATCCCCAAACTATACCCATGGGGTGCGGAGCCAAAATGAACCAAAGAACGTTGCCAAGGAACCCGTTGAGCCCTAACAACCGGTTCCACGCGACCGGCTACGCCGGCGCGTGAACCGGGGCGTTGGGCATCTCGGTAAATGACTGGTATCTGTGTAATCTTTGATTTGGATGGTACGCTCGTAGACAGCGAGGGACTTTGCAATCAAGCGTTTCTCGATCTACTTCCGCAACTGGGTGATACAGTGGAATCATTGATCCAGCGATATCGTGGCAAAAAGCTGGCTCCAATCCTTGCTGACCTTGAGGGCCGTCTTTGCCAGAAACTGCCAGATACGTTTGAACTGCATTATCGCCAGCATGTTGCGGAAGTCTTCTCACGCGAATTGAAACCTATGCCAGGCGTTCTTGAAATGCTCGAAACCACGAACTTTCCCAAGTGCATTGCCTCAAGCGGGCCACCTTTGAAAATCCGTCAGGCGCTGCAAGTTAGCGGCCTCGCACCTTACTTTGGTGACAGCATCTTCAGCTCATATGAAGTTGGCTCTTGGAAGCCGGAGCCTGGTCTATTCCAATATGCAGCAAATGCGATGGGCTTTATGCCTAGCCAATGCGTGGTTGTGGAAGATAGTGAAGTTGGAATTGAGGCAGCCGCAGCAGCAGGAATGAAAGCATTCCGGTATATGCGAAATGGTGAAACATCGTCATGCTGGGTCGGGGATGAAGTGCCATTTGACGATATGTTGCAGCTTCCCCGGTTGCTAGCTCAATTTGTTAGCTATGCCCAACCCATCATTCAACGCGGACTGGCGCGATAAAGCCGCGCCAGCCGGTTAATTCAAACGTTAGGCGTCATAGTCGTGCGTCCCTCATGTCAAAGGAGTTTCACAATGCCTATCAGCAGCAATGCCAAAGAGATACTCACTCAATTTACCCGCGAGG encodes the following:
- a CDS encoding DUF2269 domain-containing protein; its protein translation is MTYTLLKFAHVLGAILIGGGLISVWLSDLRSRQLRELPQFSEAVRNIAVFYDGVVVPGAVLLLISGTWLIVEQFGGWNFINIPWLAGMVFLFAFEFIEGNTVTRLYFMRLRRLTKEALKTGGFTRELEKARAESVPTFTHFLDLPMLFLIIALGVIKPDTWTLFIVGAVAAILIAVILTIYIPKLYPWGAEPK
- a CDS encoding 2-hydroxychromene-2-carboxylate isomerase, translated to MSLELWFDFASPYAYLSAFRIEALAQARGISLCWKAFLLGPIFQAQGWNDSPFNLYPAKGRYMWRDMERLCEKYRLPFRRPSVYPRNSVLPGRVACSAESEPWLPEFVKTMFRANFAEDLDISDPAIIQEKLNGLGVCGADYLAFAQNTENKDKLRKQTDKAGELGIFGTPMFIVDGEMFWGNDRLEDTMDWYQTQVCKHAY
- a CDS encoding DUF2380 domain-containing protein — protein: MRLFLACLVAVQLLFLSPITTLAADARVAVLDFELNDLTLNLTPNPVNPEEVERTASIKPLLQKALEAKGGYKIVDIDLETQNKANAGFGYLFDHYDVAAELGQNFDADWIVVGRIHKASFLFVYFKAHLIDAKTKRLVGDYTVEVKGQQKKITPKGVERLAEQIDETIRLQIAKKPNTSL
- a CDS encoding tetratricopeptide repeat protein, translating into MASISIVVRDKTPEETEISNLLKLATAQAGDKDYDSAISSLRRAYSLMETVSTEWPITTYFRLARYLHLSDRYPEAIEWLQDLHDNLDSRCDAREALYKEWGWMQGRNKPAKISKTVRNNLRRTIKQEIALYKERQQKIEQRAEKREKGKMRSSVASKTPPKTIDQTAPQERAAVLGADVGEAIFNFTQRCFIGERSKEPLDVSAEDFVFARLANGPLTVLDVHQLPSKHKRLVREILTQYVMFLELNRSLPFPPDFLDGTSHERLCPPLLQYICEHRWPFPQMLTSKQ
- a CDS encoding HAD-IA family hydrolase → MTGICVIFDLDGTLVDSEGLCNQAFLDLLPQLGDTVESLIQRYRGKKLAPILADLEGRLCQKLPDTFELHYRQHVAEVFSRELKPMPGVLEMLETTNFPKCIASSGPPLKIRQALQVSGLAPYFGDSIFSSYEVGSWKPEPGLFQYAANAMGFMPSQCVVVEDSEVGIEAAAAAGMKAFRYMRNGETSSCWVGDEVPFDDMLQLPRLLAQFVSYAQPIIQRGLAR
- a CDS encoding alpha/beta fold hydrolase, coding for MPEVQSHGIRISYDDHGQGEPALLFLPGWCGSRRVFDELSERCAQRRRTLTIDWRGHGSSARPTGDFGASDLADDALAVIETSKAELVVPVALSHAGWVAIELRRRLGARIPKLVLLDWIVLEAPPPFPGALQSLQDSAQWQQTRDQLFSMWLQGPDIAGLTHYVREDMGSYPFDMWARAGREISQAYAKAGSPLKALAGLDPPVPVLHLYAQPEDPGYLAAQTSFSASHPWFQVSKLNAHSHFPMYEVPDEMAKAIEKFVA
- a CDS encoding site-specific DNA-methyltransferase, which gives rise to MKERAPRNRTLVVYEDETDVLMRQTISLGAPSTPNEIEDRLIHQDLFSCIDFLPSTFIDLAIIDPPYNLNKKFGNNKFSKTSAESYEEWLESWITRLKRCLKNTASIYVCCDWQSSNSVQSVLEKHFIVRNRITWEREKGRGANANWKNCSEDIWFCTVSNEYFFDVEAVKLKRKVIAPYRHSSGEPKDWEETANGNYRLTHPSNLWTDISIPFWSMPENTDHPTQKPEKLIAKLILASSKPDDFVFDPFFGSGTTCVVAKKLNRKFSGVEQEPEYCQMAVKRLNRAESDRTIQGYHDGYFWERNSLADQKQVKDTKIEIQTIAGLFDEQYS